A genomic stretch from Antarcticibacterium flavum includes:
- the tnpA gene encoding IS66 family insertion sequence element accessory protein TnpA has product MFELIQEWEVSGLSKKDFCQKHGIIRSNFYYWIKKWKNSKSEAPEGFLEITPGKTDSFHAQYRLKYPNGVQLEVSGIGLNQLAALVNL; this is encoded by the coding sequence ATGTTTGAGTTAATTCAGGAATGGGAAGTTAGTGGTTTAAGTAAAAAGGATTTTTGTCAAAAGCATGGGATCATTCGGAGTAATTTTTATTACTGGATCAAAAAATGGAAGAACAGCAAATCGGAAGCTCCGGAAGGATTTTTAGAGATCACTCCAGGTAAAACGGATTCCTTCCACGCTCAATATCGACTGAAATATCCTAATGGAGTACAGCTAGAAGTCTCCGGGATTGGTTTAAACCAATTAGCGGCTCTTGTAAACCTGTAA
- the tnpB gene encoding IS66 family insertion sequence element accessory protein TnpB (TnpB, as the term is used for proteins encoded by IS66 family insertion elements, is considered an accessory protein, since TnpC, encoded by a neighboring gene, is a DDE family transposase.) — MFSLSSSNRYYLFSQPCDMRKGFQGLSGLVTAKMGKNPISGDVFIFINRRATHIKLLHWEFGAL; from the coding sequence ATGTTTAGTTTAAGTTCCTCCAATCGGTACTACCTCTTTAGCCAGCCTTGCGATATGAGAAAGGGTTTTCAGGGCCTATCGGGACTGGTCACCGCCAAGATGGGAAAGAATCCCATCAGTGGCGATGTTTTTATATTCATCAACCGCAGGGCTACCCATATCAAACTCCTGCACTGGGAATTCGGGGCTTTGTGA